The sequence below is a genomic window from Sparus aurata chromosome 6, fSpaAur1.1, whole genome shotgun sequence.
TGATTATCAGGGTGCCTGTGACGTCACCGGGCGCTGAGCAGGTGTCTCGTGCGCACTAAAGCAGGAAGCAGCCTGATTAACATCCAGCATGTTTCCACATTGTTCCTGTTGAgatgaaataaagtgaaatgacaaagtgtcagtgatgatgatcagttttcttaccgtctccagagcagctcagcagacagagacacacgagAGGAAGAAGCTCCATAGTTGTTGATGTCCTCTGAGGACTCATCGCACTGATGGAGGCTCTAAAATAACGGAACCTCACAGAAAGCGACGACACCCTGACTGGTTTCTCAAACACTTTCGGTTTCGATGTTCGACACTTCCTTTgcaaatatttcagaataaaagcagcatCGCCACATATTTTAGCTATGAGTAACCTCGCTGCGTCAAAGCACCGTCAACTAAAAGTCTCTATGTCATCGGTCAGATTGAGAGATTCCTCGTGGCAGAAGTTAACAATGTGTTTAAACTCAGTGTTTTCAGAGTTGATGGAGAGAACATGAGCTCATCTCACAGGAGTGTCAGAGGTGTTTAACCCaggaagaagacagaaagacagacggagagagagaacatgagGATGATGTGAAAATCCTGTTCAGTTTATATTCATGCAGCTCAGAGCGGATGATGatgaactgagtttattcagAGAGTCCAAAGTCCAACACAAAACATCCAGAAGGTTCCAGGTCAGAACAGAACAAGAGTTTATCAGaaaccatcacacacacacacacacacacacacacacacacacacacacacacaaaacaaacatacatacaaacctgtcacacacacaaaacacacatacacaaaacaaacatacccaacacatgcacacacacacaaaacactctctctctcacacacacacacacacacacacacaaacccctcacacacacacaaaacaaacatacccaacacatgcacacacacacaaaacactctctctctcacacacacacacacacacacacacaaacccctcacacacacacaaaacaaacatacccaacacatgcacacacacacaaaacactctctctcacacacacacacacacacacacacacacacaaaacactctctctctctctcacacacacacacacacacacacacacaacccaccCCTCATCCTGAAGCTGCAACAGTTCCGGTATAaacctttcagaataaaagcaccACCACCAGGCCTGCAGCAACCATCGGATGGGTGTTGGCCCACTCAGAGGAGGGAAGTAacaaagcacaaacacaaatcagacCTCTGCTGAATGCTGTTGTGTCACATATAAGACAGTGGAGGAAATAACTACTGCATGAATGTTGAACCAGAAAGATTACAACATTACCTCCAACAGATTTCTGTGAAGCCACAGTCCcaataaaaagcacaaaaccTCAGGAAACTGTTAAACTAATGCTTTGAGACGAGCAGGTTTGTTGTTCATGAATGTATTCAACTGCTgatcaaaactaaaaaaatacttaaaggaTTCCTATTATGATTTATACTTTTGTTCCCCTTTCTTTCAGCCACTGAAAGAAGTTCTTCTGCATGTAAAAGATAGTGAAAGTTATAAAGGTCAAAGCCTgtcagaagctcctctctcccacagaaaacactgcccctgaaacgcctcgtcactTGTtccacctttaattctgtgactttgtgacatcacaccatgtCTCAGATTTCACTTTTGCATAATTTCTGAGTTCGGTACTTAAAAATAGTTTTAgcacagctgttctgttgtcGTTACAGGTGCTGGGTCAGATGTGTCAGagtcgaccaatcagagcaggctgggTAGTCAGGAGGGGGGACACAGAGCTGTATGATttagtgatgaaaataaaacaagagtatttcatttcttgacattttgtgagtttatttttttcagtttttcacaataaaggcTCAGAGAACTTGTGAAACAAACACATCTTCCAGCTGAAATAATCAGACTGTCGATTCTTGTGGTACAAAGTGGTACTACGAGACAGGACAGGCCCGGGATAgcctggttagcatgctaaagttAGCTCAGCAactctctgcaacacagtaatGAGACATCTCTGAATGTAAAGCcggttgtttcttcacactctgttgataattttagttcattttttgaaACTCAAATTTTGGCCATATctcacaaattgctcctttaaaaaaacagtcataTAAATAAATCATGTCTTACGGTATTGGTGTTGCCTTTTAAAGCTGGTTTCTAGAAACTTAATTTACGATTCTTATATCTATTCTTTAGATAAGTCCGGCTGGAGGAGTATTGTCCTGGTTGagtgcaacataaaaaaaggtTGTTTGGACATTCGGTATCAAAATGAACCAGCTGTGCTGAGCGATGGCAGATTTAAATAATCAGGAAGCTGAAACACCTTccatgtcacattttaaagcatttatttctGGCTATATCTCTAAAAACAATTCTTTTAAGTTATTGATTGATACAAGATCTTTAAAGTCTGTTCATTGTTTGTCCAAACGTCTTCTCTTGGCTGGAGTGTCTGATGACTGTCCTCTCTTCCTTTTAGGtgccatcttcttcttcttcttctgtaatcCTGGTGGCTtgaccttcttcttctgtggtcctATTAGTGTTTAATTGACATGAACAGGACAAAACTGAATTGTgcaggttcacatttcttccaGTCAGTAAGTGTTCAGAtagtaaaacataaataaaacaaaagatacCTGTCTTCTGAGTTTGTCTGTTGGACGTTGTCTTCTCTGTTCGGGTCAGAACCATCCTCCTCTGAGTCGGAGCTTTGTGTTTCTGATCAGTCTTCAGCTCGACCTCCACAGGATAGTGGTCACTGATACTCAGAGTCTTGGAAATGAAATACAGTCATATTCTGAGTTATGATTCTGAtgttctctttttaaaaacacattaaacggtTCATGATAACGAGCTTCTTACTTCCTCGTCAGTCAGCTTGAACTCTCTCTGGAAGTTGAAAGTCTTGGCCGAGCCGGGGACGACCGCGTTCAGCATGGTCTGTCCGTACACCACGATCCTGTCGGCAGAAGATGCATCTCAAACTTTAGAAACGATTAAACAAGACAGAAACACGGATTGAGCCGCGTCTCACCTGTCGTAGGTGTGGTCGTTTAAGTTACTGGACGTGGTATCGACATCATCCTCTATCAGCCAATGGTAGTGAGCCGAGCAGATGCGGATcattcccttcttcttcttagaGAGGTAACGTCCATCTGCGTTAAAGTCCCCCAAAATCATGattttctgaaaaacaaaaaccacaacCAGAATAATTTGCAGTTTTTTTAGGAGTCTGGGCGACAGAGAGGAAGCCAATAATGGTTGCTGGTCAACAGCCCAGCACAcctgtgtttccttttctctGAAGACAGCAGGTATCTGTCTCATCTGTCGTCCATCAGTCATGTTCTTAATTCATTCAGTGCATCATTATGTGCTCTCAGCTGTAAATACATATAAAAGTTAAATGATGGAGTGCCCGACAGCGTGCTCAGTCTTTGGCTCTTTATCACACTCAGATTTTCATACTGTATCTGCATTCAGATATGAAACAGCCATAAAGTGACAGAAAGCTGAAGAACATTTCCCAGAGTTGAAACGTGTCcaggaaggaaagaaaacatctgtatgtaaagaaaatacaaaaatgctAAGAACttaagtttaaatgtaaataactcaAATTATCGACAGAATGTCAAGAATTGTAATGTGTTGCCGGGATATCTAAtgaagttggcatgctaaccagctagccattAGGCACATTATACCTCAAGAAGTGATCAATAACACCAACATTCCCCTGGTGCTCAGCATACAGTCACTTTATATGACCAGCTTTGTTTGTGACGACAGAACCAGATATTTTCAAACTAAAATGTTAATTGAATTTTTATGTGATctttgtgtctaaacctaaccagaatGTAAGAACAGCGTTGTTAaaacataaactaaataaaaaactgaacataaagaaaagttCCAGCATATCTGAGGTTTGTAGAAACGCACACTGCCAACATTCACTCTGGTGTTTGTCACTATCAGACCTACATTAGTTCTCCACTTCTTCCTGATTGCATCGACCACGTCGTGCAGCTCGTCCAGCTCCTTCTGTGAGTCCTCGGGCTTCGTGTGGACCGGGATCAGAACCAGGTCTTTCACAACTGTAACACACAGAAACGTTAAACACACGTGGACACATTCAGACATAAATGCAACAACAGGAACATTCAGCACAGACCTGTAGATGGACAGCTGAAGCGCAGGATGAAGGGCTCTCTGGCAAAGACGTCCTCGTCTCCAACCTGATTATCTTCATACTGATGACAAGCTTCCAGCGTCACCTCGTcctttctgacacacacacacacacacacacacacacacacacacacacacgagaaaaAGTAATTTTGGTCATAAAAATAAAGGTCGTAAttgcttccagtgatgtcactcactggctaagctgcattgtgggtaatgtaggcggcaTGCTTTGGAATAAAAAGGTGATATGTGTGGTTCTGCTGGATCGATCCAGTGTTACAGGAGTGCAATCATAGAACAGTGGACTGCTTGTcaaaacctggagcctacattacctaCAATGCACTTTAGCCACTGATTGACATCATTCTTTCAGACAACTCATGCTGATTCTATCCTTTATGAAAATGTCACTTGATGTCAGTCTCACACTTCCTCTGAATACTTTCTCATGTGAATGCCAGTTTTAATGTGAACTGGACATTTTCACAAGTGGctttttttcacatcacatgtagaatttgtaaaaacacacacagtggcatCACGACCCTTCATAACAGCTTTAATTTCAGAGGGATctccttcatttattttacGGGTTGGAGATGAGTTTCCTACCtgtagaaacaaacaaactgctcCTTGTAGGTGTCTCGTCCCAGCTGACTGCTGGCGATCATGGAGTATGGACGGGTTCGGTTCCAGCTGAGGGAATCAGAAACAGAAGGAGATTATTACTCAGtttagaagtgtgtgtgtgtatgtttctcaGGTCAATTTCAAAAGTCTGTTTGGGGTTTTGCAACATCAGCAGTTGAGCCTGATTACCACAGAACAGTTTCTCCtcttcacatttaaaaacaggctCGTTAATTTAGTAtgaaggtatcacgaaggtTTCCTTCCGGATTTCAACGTAAAGGACgacatgagaaaaacaaaaaacaaaaaaaacattgtttccataagtagtccaagattcatatcctgctgaacttagtacttcctagactacttgcatgaataatatgaagtacttttactgcgTACTTTTCGAGATATACTCTGGGACTGGGGTTGTAACCATAGTAACGGACATGCTCTTATTTTCTCCGTTCATCGATCATTGCAGAACTGACGATGCATTCAGGTGTGCTCTCAGACAATGGGAGATGGGAGATGTCAAACCTGGAGGGAACTGTGTTAAGcaggcgccacctactggacattAGGGTTGATACACTTTCCTTTGTTGGTGCTATTTAGGCCGCTCTCATGTCAGAACCATGTGACCGTCCCAACACAATCATAATGTGATAAAATATAAGAAACACTTTCTTATTTATGACTTATCAGAATATTATGTCACTGACTTCCTCATGCAATTCCCAGGGATCGTGActgactcagaatcagaatcaaaattCCTTTATTGTTCCTGCAAACGGGGATATTTGTgtgtcacacagcagcctgaggacagttcaatttaacaataaacaataataatagtacaaaataaacaatttaataaaaaagtaagaaatataTTCTTATGCACATAATATGTACAAGAGCCCCCCgcccctttctgtgacatcacccaCATGAAATaatcattcacatttaatttcattcattttatggtaaaagtacagaacagaaatcaataACACTTGAGCTGAAGTGTCCAGATTACCTGATTTCACCAAATCACaacattaaagtaatgtaacctGATTACATTCCGTTAGTATtggaataataacaaataaaaatttGCTTTTTATCCAATTAATAACTATGTAGATGTGATAGTACTGTTAATATTtggtttctttttaaattcacCCTCTATAGCCAACACAGACTgagagactacaggaaactgAATGCAGACAGATGCCCCGGTGGGGACTCGAACCCAGAACAAGGACAGACACTATGGTGACCAGACgactgctctaccaactgagatAAACATCTTTCAAAGTTGCAGACACTCCAGCTGGATCCCCGTAAACCACGTAAAATAAGTCCCGCCCACAGATTCTCTGACGAATCCAGGTGGTGCGGGCCAAAAGGGGCGGTCTCGCTCGTTTCCCGCGTTAAGTCAgtgcatttccctccaaaattTAAGATGCCTATAATAATGGCTGACTGATCGTCACTCtgtttggagctgctcttctctgaggacacgaacacggtgagtaaactgttctgtacgaatctgctttatgtgtccagttacctgctcagtacaggtgtattcatgtctgtgtgggaggtgtACAGATCAGTTATGACCTACAGATCTCAGGTAATAAGCCCAGGTGATGTTCCTTCATATATCAGCGAGCTCCACATAGTAACTACCTCCATGTTGTCTAAGCCGAAGTTCTACATATGTGCGGGTTAAATGgagccagcctccctctcatgtcggtgagatttgttttagtctcaaatgtttctgaaataactctgaacagaagctgaagacgtctcatttaACTGTTAAGTGTTGAGGTGAATTCGGCTGGAACATAATCCTTTAATTACATCCAATTAAATCCGCGATGGACGTTGTGTTTTGCTCGgtgcaccaaactccattgtgattttggtcGTTTTATCTCTGCCATGTCTATAACATGAATAATGCACAGATAATTAAATGTAGGTCTCTTTCTCAAAACAAGTTGGTAGTTTCAGTCAAATCGGcatggaactttttttttaaatgtatgtattctTTAGAACGGTATGAAATCTGGTTAGCTAACGTTTGCTGGTCAGTCAAGTGAGTGGTTGTGttgtgttagctagctgactttaaagttgttgGAAACACGATAGCAGcggctcagctgcctttattCACGGGTAAGGACACATGAACCGGGTACTGACACTATAACAAGCCTATAAAGATGTCTGAGTCATTTAATCGACGTGTTTTTACAGATTGGTTTGCATGTTAGCGAACGTGTGTTTCTGTTGTAGAGTGTTAGCATGACGCCATTATCCTGCTGTGCAATGTTAGCTTGTTATTACTAGCATCGTTACAGCCGAATAAGTGAGTACAGCACAGTTAGCTTACAGGCTCCatgtgtttaataatgtctcagtatgttagtatgtcagcatctagaaggttattttgagcagctaaagtagtttaacacacaatatgcagcctcattgtagcCTGTACAGAATggattcagtgtgtttgtctcagttctggtttaatgTGTCACTACACTGACTCCCTGTGTGTCAGaagatagactttaaaatcatattacttgTATCTAAAGCACTAAATGTTTTCAGGTCTTAATACAGTTGGTTTACTTTTAgtttaccttaaaaaaaaaaaaacttaaataaaaacatttttatttaatcagattatagtagattttacagtgcagagtgatgt
It includes:
- the LOC115583256 gene encoding deoxyribonuclease-1-like, whose amino-acid sequence is MKIAAFNVKNLGWKKVTDETVVRHLTKIMSQYSVVVILEVNDKSGKAMEKLHQELNSSSWNRTRPYSMIASSQLGRDTYKEQFVCFYRKDEVTLEACHQYEDNQVGDEDVFAREPFILRFSCPSTVVKDLVLIPVHTKPEDSQKELDELHDVVDAIRKKWRTNKIMILGDFNADGRYLSKKKKGMIRICSAHYHWLIEDDVDTTSSNLNDHTYDRIVVYGQTMLNAVVPGSAKTFNFQREFKLTDEETLSISDHYPVEVELKTDQKHKAPTQRRMVLTRTEKTTSNRQTQKTGPQKKKVKPPGLQKKKKKMAPKRKRGQSSDTPAKRRRLDKQ